A region of Leptospira bouyouniensis DNA encodes the following proteins:
- a CDS encoding vWA domain-containing protein produces MDFVKDWESKWNDALKLWSDYVKLTPAKFLFTASEEKAEGLTTSFAAIRLKDHRVLLSVNQIQHYKLEDFSLEILGHEIGHHVFCPGDLADQAKLIYITNLAMPRLNHLTPMIVNIYEDLFINDHLKRQNNLRMDEVYKRLGKQEDPFWNFYMRTYELLWALPSGTLTEGALSDQIQSDASLVSRMIRNYPNDWTKGMFDFASICFPYFFELNNQTVTNPIHSLLDTLDAGKGMTPPSGITDVEISSDLFPTEGITGSKRSLSPAEYSTICKSMGIDADISEITYRYYKDKALPYLVPFPNLITPGAKEEILEGNDLWDPGSPIDKINWLESTIKSPVIIPGYTTVEDVYGETTSNEIKLNPIDLDLFVDCSGSMPNPQNDLSYLTLAGAIIALSALKTGSSVRVTLWSGVKEFLVTDGFIKNEKEILKVLTGYFGGGTCFPLELLEDEYKEEPKRKRHILVISDDGIDTMFTQNYPRNARSIVKNALEKANGGGSMVLQLYEPNNNSVVNELQKSGWEIYPIKTWTDLIQFSKDFVERNYVRNQILR; encoded by the coding sequence GTGGATTTTGTAAAAGATTGGGAATCAAAATGGAATGATGCACTTAAACTTTGGAGTGATTACGTAAAACTAACTCCAGCAAAGTTTTTGTTCACTGCATCTGAAGAAAAAGCAGAAGGATTAACAACATCTTTTGCTGCGATTCGCTTAAAAGACCACCGAGTCCTATTGTCTGTGAATCAAATCCAACATTATAAACTTGAAGATTTCTCATTGGAAATCTTAGGCCACGAAATTGGTCATCATGTGTTCTGCCCTGGTGATTTGGCTGATCAGGCTAAATTGATTTATATCACAAACTTAGCGATGCCTAGGTTAAATCATCTCACTCCAATGATAGTCAACATATACGAAGATTTATTCATCAACGACCATCTCAAACGACAAAACAATTTAAGAATGGATGAGGTGTATAAAAGATTAGGGAAACAAGAAGATCCTTTTTGGAATTTTTATATGAGAACCTACGAATTATTATGGGCTCTTCCATCAGGCACACTCACAGAAGGTGCGTTAAGTGATCAAATCCAATCAGATGCTTCACTTGTCTCTCGAATGATTCGCAATTACCCAAACGATTGGACAAAGGGAATGTTTGATTTTGCAAGTATCTGCTTTCCTTATTTTTTTGAATTAAATAACCAAACAGTAACCAATCCCATCCATTCTCTTTTAGATACATTGGATGCAGGGAAAGGGATGACTCCTCCTTCTGGAATCACTGATGTGGAAATATCATCCGACCTTTTCCCAACAGAAGGGATCACAGGCTCAAAACGTTCGCTCTCACCTGCCGAGTATTCAACCATTTGTAAAAGTATGGGAATTGATGCTGATATTTCTGAAATTACATATCGATACTACAAAGACAAAGCTTTACCTTACCTAGTTCCTTTCCCAAATTTAATCACACCCGGTGCAAAAGAAGAAATTTTAGAAGGAAATGATTTATGGGACCCAGGTTCCCCTATAGATAAAATCAATTGGCTCGAATCTACCATCAAAAGTCCAGTTATCATTCCAGGGTACACAACAGTAGAAGATGTATATGGTGAAACAACTTCCAATGAAATCAAATTGAATCCAATCGATTTAGATTTGTTTGTTGATTGTTCAGGATCGATGCCGAATCCACAAAACGATTTGTCATACTTAACTTTAGCTGGAGCTATCATTGCTTTATCCGCATTAAAAACAGGAAGCTCTGTACGAGTAACTTTATGGTCAGGAGTAAAAGAATTTTTAGTTACTGATGGTTTTATCAAAAATGAAAAAGAGATTTTAAAAGTGCTTACAGGTTATTTTGGTGGCGGGACATGTTTCCCTTTGGAACTTTTGGAAGATGAGTATAAAGAAGAACCCAAACGAAAACGGCACATCCTTGTAATCTCCGATGATGGAATTGATACCATGTTCACACAAAATTATCCACGTAACGCACGTTCCATTGTCAAAAATGCCCTAGAAAAGGCAAATGGTGGAGGATCAATGGTCTTACAACTTTACGAACCAAATAATAATTCTGTTGTCAATGAGCTACAAAAAAGTGGTTGGGAGATTTATCCGATCAAAACTTGGACTGACTTAATCCAATTTAGTAAGGATTTTGTGGAAAGGAATTATGTTAGGAATCAGATACTACGTTAA
- a CDS encoding phenylacetate--CoA ligase family protein produces MIHSKYAPIWNTRIGDRIGEGEFHFVKNFQTEFLLAKKNVNYQTKQTIISFIEYYRHRSEFFRTRLFGFDIKEEFESIPLTKREDLQTKITEIIPTDLDLSKMVINPTSGTTGKPILAPNHPMAIGCYVPLIEFSVERHGVKPIHSPKSTFAIQLCYQEKTIEYATCHSLAGGAKFAKINIHPNSWKKPSDLQNFLKESSPQILTGDPYAFESAMKMGIQYRPEAIHSTALELTPALRLKISNYFQCPVINFYSLNETGPLAYSCPFDPEWMHILPHDLYVEVLTKDTKIPVPTGNVGEIVVTGGRNPYLPLLRYKTGDIGDLEYGPCPCGDHFPRLRLLSGRKSVYFHKPNGDTINPIDVGRILRKKPFIFQFQVEQTKSNEWVCRLSLETEVIKNETHWEIEKDLLQKELESLFGENSKVFISTNFPLDGKKQLAYINSYQDKIGVNP; encoded by the coding sequence ATGATCCATTCAAAGTACGCACCAATTTGGAATACAAGAATTGGCGACCGAATTGGAGAAGGAGAATTCCACTTTGTGAAAAACTTCCAAACGGAATTTTTACTAGCTAAAAAAAATGTTAACTACCAAACCAAACAAACCATCATTTCTTTTATCGAATATTACCGCCATCGGTCTGAATTTTTTCGCACTCGTTTGTTTGGGTTCGATATTAAAGAAGAATTTGAATCCATTCCGTTAACAAAAAGAGAAGACTTACAAACAAAGATCACAGAAATCATACCTACTGATTTGGATTTATCAAAAATGGTTATCAACCCTACTTCTGGTACAACAGGAAAACCCATCCTTGCACCAAATCACCCTATGGCAATTGGGTGTTATGTGCCTTTGATTGAATTCAGTGTAGAAAGGCATGGAGTAAAACCCATCCATTCACCGAAGTCTACTTTTGCCATACAACTATGTTATCAAGAGAAAACTATCGAATATGCAACTTGCCATAGTTTGGCGGGAGGAGCCAAATTTGCCAAAATCAACATCCACCCCAATTCCTGGAAAAAGCCATCTGATTTACAAAATTTCTTAAAAGAATCTTCACCACAAATCTTAACGGGAGATCCTTATGCGTTTGAATCTGCAATGAAAATGGGGATCCAATATCGACCAGAAGCAATCCATTCCACCGCATTAGAGCTAACGCCCGCTTTACGATTAAAAATAAGTAACTATTTTCAATGCCCGGTGATCAACTTTTATTCGTTAAATGAAACAGGACCTCTCGCCTATTCCTGTCCCTTCGATCCTGAATGGATGCACATCCTCCCACATGATTTGTATGTGGAAGTGTTAACAAAAGATACTAAAATTCCTGTTCCTACAGGCAATGTCGGTGAGATTGTGGTTACCGGTGGAAGGAATCCCTATTTACCACTCCTTCGATACAAAACAGGTGATATTGGGGATCTCGAATATGGACCTTGCCCTTGCGGAGACCATTTTCCACGTTTACGTCTGTTATCGGGTAGAAAATCTGTATATTTCCATAAACCAAATGGAGACACAATTAATCCAATTGATGTGGGAAGGATTCTAAGAAAAAAACCATTTATTTTCCAATTCCAAGTGGAACAAACCAAAAGTAATGAATGGGTTTGTCGCCTTTCCTTGGAAACGGAAGTCATAAAGAATGAAACCCATTGGGAAATAGAAAAGGATTTATTACAAAAGGAATTAGAATCACTTTTCGGTGAAAATTCTAAAGTGTTTATTTCAACTAACTTTCCGTTAGATGGAAAAAAACAATTGGCATATATCAATTCATACCAAGACAAAATTGGGGTAAATCCATGA
- a CDS encoding AAA family ATPase, producing MNHGLVLGKFYPPHKGHLNLIREAKKQCDFLTVLICSLEREIIPGFLRFEWMIELITDPNIKLVWVQEENPQYPEEHPNFWNIWKHTIESYSIHPIDIVFTSELYGDPLASVLGCKHIPIDIERKEFPISATKIRESPLNHWNYIPETIRHYFVKRIVLTGSESVGKTTLAKKLAEHFKTNWIPEFAREYLEQKPTPMEESDFLPIAKGHLLSEIEAAKTSNGILFLDTDLLTTKVYLERYYRSEIPWLTKRALSLQYDASLFLDIDIPWEKDKLRDLGEEREEMKTRFLESMEEANRDFYLIKGNFLERETLAIDYVNKIKEWPINATSFTKEQMILRKIE from the coding sequence ATGAACCATGGACTTGTTCTAGGTAAATTTTACCCACCTCATAAAGGCCATCTGAATCTCATTCGAGAAGCTAAAAAACAATGTGACTTCTTAACAGTCCTTATTTGTTCTTTGGAACGAGAGATCATTCCTGGTTTTCTACGTTTTGAATGGATGATAGAATTAATCACAGATCCAAATATAAAATTGGTATGGGTACAAGAGGAAAACCCACAATACCCAGAAGAACATCCAAATTTTTGGAATATTTGGAAACATACCATCGAATCTTATTCCATTCACCCGATCGATATTGTTTTCACATCTGAACTCTATGGTGACCCACTAGCTTCTGTTCTCGGGTGCAAACACATTCCGATCGATATTGAAAGAAAAGAATTCCCAATCTCAGCAACGAAGATCCGTGAATCACCTTTGAATCACTGGAATTATATCCCGGAAACAATCCGACATTACTTTGTAAAACGGATTGTCCTCACTGGGAGTGAATCTGTTGGGAAAACCACACTCGCCAAAAAACTAGCCGAGCATTTTAAAACCAATTGGATCCCAGAGTTTGCAAGAGAATATTTAGAACAAAAACCAACACCTATGGAAGAATCCGATTTTTTGCCGATCGCCAAAGGCCATCTTTTATCAGAAATAGAAGCCGCCAAAACTTCTAACGGTATACTCTTCTTAGATACAGATTTACTCACAACAAAGGTGTATTTAGAAAGGTACTATAGGTCAGAAATTCCTTGGCTCACCAAACGAGCGCTTAGTTTGCAATATGATGCTTCGTTATTTCTTGACATCGACATCCCTTGGGAAAAGGACAAATTACGAGACTTAGGTGAAGAAAGAGAGGAAATGAAAACTCGATTTCTGGAGTCGATGGAAGAAGCAAATCGAGATTTTTATTTGATAAAGGGCAATTTTTTAGAAAGAGAAACATTAGCAATCGACTATGTAAACAAGATCAAAGAATGGCCAATCAATGCCACTTCTTTCACAAAAGAGCAGATGATTTTACGTAAGATTGAATAA
- the lmtA gene encoding lipid A Kdo2 1-phosphate O-methyltransferase — protein sequence MALIEELNQQGNFLFRWRSYIPGVILFLSLLYLPFVPYFQGNYMSNLYWLTGAFVVSLAGLFVRCFTIGYTPKNTSGRNTKQQVADVVNQSGIYSLVRHPLYVGNFLMYLGPVFILRDFAFALVYIMFFYLYYERIIFAEEYFLRGKFKDAYLQWADKTPAFIPRLSGYKKPNLDFSFRNIWKREYPSLFGIIVVFTVFDLIQIYFQEPNLRVVDITGIWKPFHTWFFGFGLIFYVVTRIIVKTTKLLEVEGR from the coding sequence ATGGCACTTATAGAAGAACTCAACCAACAAGGCAATTTTCTCTTCCGATGGCGCTCCTACATACCAGGAGTCATTCTATTCCTTTCCTTACTGTATTTACCCTTTGTTCCTTATTTCCAAGGGAACTATATGTCCAATTTATATTGGCTTACTGGTGCATTTGTAGTTAGTTTAGCGGGATTATTTGTAAGATGTTTCACCATCGGTTACACTCCCAAGAATACCTCAGGACGTAATACCAAACAACAAGTAGCTGATGTAGTCAACCAATCGGGGATTTATTCTCTTGTTCGCCATCCACTATATGTTGGAAATTTTTTGATGTATTTAGGACCTGTTTTTATCCTACGCGACTTTGCGTTCGCATTGGTTTACATCATGTTCTTTTATCTATATTATGAAAGGATCATATTTGCTGAAGAATATTTCCTACGTGGAAAATTTAAAGATGCATATTTGCAGTGGGCAGACAAAACCCCAGCATTTATCCCACGTTTGTCGGGGTATAAAAAACCAAATTTAGATTTTTCCTTCAGAAATATTTGGAAACGAGAATACCCAAGTTTATTTGGAATCATTGTTGTGTTTACTGTATTTGATCTTATTCAAATTTACTTCCAAGAGCCAAACCTTCGTGTGGTTGACATCACTGGAATTTGGAAACCTTTTCATACTTGGTTTTTTGGGTTTGGACTTATATTTTATGTTGTGACAAGGATTATCGTAAAGACCACCAAACTTTTGGAAGTCGAAGGACGATAA
- a CDS encoding 1-acyl-sn-glycerol-3-phosphate acyltransferase, translating into MSIKSFIPAKFNLPALWFTDLTLPLLNKLVHNIDSIEISQKDEKTLKTFQNERLLYISNHPTTKEPGVAFHIANQMGARFHYMAAREVFEWGYGFVGDFIQSIGAYSVLAGAPDRESLKASRTILANPSGKLALFPEGEPTSGMNDTLLPFQPGVAQLGIWGLEDALKKDPKATIWVLPTFIKYRMTSSIQSMQRDIDQSLLRMEHRLGISKTGKDIVHRFLSVGKRMMEREEKEYGVPVEDNRVDDFDYRLGRMRHAMLDNIARKANIPKWDIDANAIEKLRKILSVLEMVSVGMPDPNGELPSLEMARWARTAATKAYDFISIQTAYIKELPSAERLYEFLYRYENEIFGETKSRPHKAIVRLGEPFKINDYLGSYKEDKKKTLDTITERLRNELQTMLVDEKSKSNALFPSQYIF; encoded by the coding sequence ATGTCAATCAAATCCTTTATTCCTGCAAAGTTCAATCTCCCTGCTCTATGGTTTACCGATCTGACACTGCCTCTCCTCAATAAATTGGTCCATAATATCGATTCGATTGAAATCTCACAAAAAGACGAAAAAACATTAAAAACCTTTCAAAATGAACGCCTTCTTTATATTTCCAACCATCCTACAACCAAAGAACCTGGGGTTGCCTTCCATATTGCAAATCAAATGGGAGCAAGATTCCATTATATGGCTGCAAGAGAGGTTTTTGAATGGGGGTATGGGTTCGTAGGTGATTTTATCCAATCTATTGGCGCCTATTCTGTATTAGCTGGTGCACCCGATAGAGAATCCTTAAAAGCATCTCGTACAATCTTAGCAAACCCTTCTGGGAAATTAGCACTTTTCCCTGAGGGAGAACCAACCAGTGGCATGAATGATACATTACTCCCTTTCCAACCAGGTGTTGCCCAATTGGGAATTTGGGGATTGGAAGATGCATTAAAAAAAGATCCAAAAGCCACAATATGGGTTCTACCAACATTTATCAAATACCGAATGACAAGCTCCATCCAATCCATGCAAAGAGACATTGATCAAAGTCTTTTGAGAATGGAACATCGGTTAGGCATATCAAAGACAGGTAAGGACATTGTACATCGATTTTTATCTGTTGGGAAACGCATGATGGAACGAGAGGAAAAAGAATACGGTGTCCCAGTCGAAGATAACAGAGTAGATGATTTTGATTACCGATTGGGCCGGATGCGTCATGCCATGCTTGATAATATTGCACGGAAAGCAAACATCCCAAAGTGGGACATTGATGCCAACGCCATTGAAAAACTCCGAAAAATTCTCAGCGTTCTCGAAATGGTTTCTGTGGGTATGCCAGATCCTAATGGAGAATTACCTAGTTTGGAAATGGCGAGATGGGCAAGAACCGCTGCCACAAAAGCATATGATTTTATCTCTATCCAAACTGCTTACATCAAAGAATTGCCAAGTGCAGAACGATTGTACGAATTTTTATACCGTTATGAAAACGAAATTTTTGGAGAAACCAAATCGAGACCTCACAAAGCGATTGTTAGACTTGGAGAACCATTTAAGATCAATGACTATCTTGGTTCATACAAAGAAGACAAAAAGAAAACTCTTGATACAATTACAGAACGTCTAAGAAATGAATTACAAACAATGCTCGTGGACGAAAAATCCAAATCTAACGCACTGTTTCCGAGCCAATATATTTTTTAA
- a CDS encoding rubrerythrin — protein MSSVTLSSNDSIPKVLKAIVGNQTNHALWLNTLSLLEHIGSRKILLTQSNEETSEMILRHATEEARHALFFKKAARTIQPEFRSGYQNSSLVRGTAARIYFAKLDALVRKNLRSAFPDEKTFTYLAYLYTTTVIEKRAMVVYNAYDEILDASGSPIRLTNLILEEEGHLSEMSAEMFRLDPNASERLSHLEAEEAKIFTRFWRQIGEFSLN, from the coding sequence ATGAGCAGTGTCACTCTCTCTTCGAATGATTCCATCCCTAAGGTATTAAAAGCAATTGTTGGCAACCAAACCAACCATGCACTTTGGCTAAACACTCTCTCCCTACTCGAACACATTGGTTCGCGAAAAATCCTCCTCACCCAATCAAATGAAGAAACCTCAGAAATGATTTTACGCCACGCCACAGAAGAAGCAAGGCATGCTCTCTTTTTTAAAAAGGCCGCAAGGACCATCCAACCTGAGTTTCGTTCTGGATACCAAAACTCCTCTCTTGTGAGAGGGACCGCGGCAAGAATTTATTTCGCAAAACTAGATGCCCTTGTCCGTAAAAACCTTCGTTCCGCTTTCCCTGACGAAAAAACCTTCACCTACCTGGCATATTTGTACACCACCACTGTCATCGAAAAAAGAGCCATGGTCGTTTACAATGCGTACGATGAAATTTTGGACGCATCGGGCTCTCCTATCCGCCTAACCAACCTCATCCTAGAAGAGGAAGGCCATTTATCCGAGATGAGCGCCGAAATGTTCCGCCTGGACCCAAATGCTTCCGAAAGACTCTCCCATTTGGAGGCCGAAGAAGCTAAAATTTTCACCCGTTTTTGGCGCCAAATCGGTGAATTCTCCCTAAATTAA
- a CDS encoding SpiroCoCo family coiled-coil protein, with the protein MGLEVFLLPFLASVAVTIGLRRLDKSNTKLSQLKRYASKLTEEMQGVALQKIQMVKDAGIDLDILVKQSRKVAEDIQHLSAESRDLFEKIRASKDYLSSLSGEMEQIQDLSNQVRREKQYMEEGLSQINSHKRELREVSEDMEALHNESISMLDTFQNKLNLRSDEILQSVAQKMVELESLLETKSDFLDNSLSKIAETAREKLLTHADVMVNETAGRLDHARKEMDLLLESMKYAQGDLDVRLTKFEDTSSLLSDKVDKFDERLEEKYQRASSKVEEKVSLLEKKIQERFESIVDQVSHTKDSFMKGLNQETDAIKREIEDLSLETLSKRDDIINETRRQADGINQTIIQFQEKYLEAENKLLRQADIRKQELIREIEAFSEEFHRISEELREEASTLKKSALQELKEFDRELETVRSGQEMVIKTSLFELKKELEERMHSDFKIQKQEMESDLGSIQSQVKELNETITAQTKDVDEYVEELKSALRESAHEILETAEEKAKESEEIVTEKIRIANANLEQFVSKWEDELGKMREDQNYSIEKLQDRLKEIHVEGADLLGEFQNQFQKAKSNLESVAESKTKESISRLEDEAKLARSEVERILKHLEESGESFFNLQEEKMDRLNETIDSKISHQLTKLLDKGNIQLGQLEEKISNHLNTVRRNLEESIKRSKDESKKQIETYQRDYEKSFKEIAKESQDFLKDSLNRFHDLKFEIQNGLESLTETKEETLSSFQNEIGSLKEEILTLSSELETVKEHSDLFASAKQIADESNKAVEEISEALRSLEKGKPDLELVQSAISEFSEMRSQIANELEALKEAQFQSEDIDKQVQILASNLVHVSETMEGFEESLTEVSSIESRVANLSKEQAKIESFLSSLQESQDSVFHLVENLEGQKHNARELQARLDILDREIDVVEAREKELTETIRQAENRTSFLVEREAQIDSVERKFDKIEELLGDLSDRHRQILTLQKRLEDLKESTKDTKDDLESLLGEADETFEKLSQFLDIVQGAMQNPSATPKMDRKNSGNPLVERKRATIQSLHDNYQWSSEAISEKLNIEKSLVDTILGVRKK; encoded by the coding sequence ATGGGATTAGAAGTCTTTTTATTGCCTTTTTTGGCGAGTGTAGCCGTAACCATCGGACTCCGTCGTTTGGACAAATCCAATACCAAATTGTCCCAATTGAAACGTTACGCCTCCAAACTCACTGAAGAAATGCAAGGTGTCGCCCTGCAAAAGATCCAAATGGTAAAAGATGCCGGGATCGATTTGGACATCCTTGTCAAACAATCAAGAAAAGTCGCAGAAGACATCCAACATTTAAGTGCCGAATCGAGGGACCTCTTCGAAAAAATCAGAGCGAGCAAAGATTACCTATCATCACTCTCAGGAGAAATGGAACAAATCCAAGATTTGAGTAACCAAGTCCGCCGAGAAAAACAATACATGGAAGAAGGACTCTCTCAAATCAACTCCCACAAACGTGAGTTACGTGAAGTATCAGAAGATATGGAAGCCCTTCATAACGAATCCATTTCGATGCTCGATACTTTCCAAAACAAATTGAACTTACGAAGTGATGAAATTTTACAATCTGTTGCCCAAAAGATGGTGGAACTTGAAAGCCTACTCGAAACCAAATCTGATTTCCTTGATAATTCGCTTTCCAAAATTGCAGAAACAGCTAGAGAAAAATTATTAACTCACGCCGATGTGATGGTGAACGAAACTGCAGGTCGTCTAGACCATGCACGGAAAGAAATGGATTTATTACTCGAATCCATGAAATATGCGCAAGGTGACTTGGATGTTCGCCTAACAAAATTTGAAGACACATCTTCTTTACTTTCAGATAAGGTTGATAAATTTGATGAGAGATTAGAAGAAAAATACCAAAGAGCATCTTCCAAAGTGGAAGAAAAAGTTTCTTTACTTGAGAAAAAAATCCAAGAACGTTTTGAATCCATCGTAGACCAAGTAAGCCATACAAAAGATTCCTTTATGAAAGGTCTTAACCAAGAAACAGATGCCATCAAACGTGAAATTGAAGACTTGTCTTTGGAAACACTTTCCAAACGTGATGACATCATCAATGAAACGAGAAGGCAAGCAGATGGAATCAACCAAACCATCATTCAATTCCAAGAAAAATACTTAGAAGCAGAGAATAAACTTCTGCGCCAAGCAGACATCCGCAAACAAGAACTGATCCGTGAAATTGAAGCCTTCTCTGAAGAATTTCACCGCATATCTGAAGAACTGAGAGAAGAAGCAAGTACTCTCAAAAAGAGCGCATTACAAGAGTTAAAGGAATTTGACCGAGAACTCGAAACGGTTCGATCTGGCCAAGAAATGGTTATCAAAACTTCTCTTTTTGAACTTAAAAAAGAATTAGAAGAAAGGATGCATTCTGATTTCAAAATCCAAAAACAGGAAATGGAATCTGACCTTGGGTCCATCCAGTCCCAAGTAAAGGAATTGAATGAAACAATCACTGCACAAACAAAAGATGTAGATGAATATGTAGAAGAATTAAAGTCCGCACTCCGTGAATCTGCTCATGAAATTTTAGAAACTGCAGAAGAAAAAGCCAAAGAATCCGAAGAAATTGTCACTGAGAAGATCCGCATTGCCAATGCCAACTTAGAACAGTTTGTAAGCAAATGGGAAGACGAACTTGGTAAGATGCGAGAAGACCAAAACTACAGCATCGAAAAACTCCAAGACCGATTAAAAGAAATCCATGTGGAAGGTGCAGACCTTCTTGGTGAATTCCAAAACCAATTCCAAAAAGCTAAATCCAATTTGGAATCTGTCGCCGAATCGAAAACAAAAGAAAGTATTTCTCGTTTGGAAGACGAAGCGAAACTAGCTCGTAGCGAAGTCGAACGAATTCTCAAACACTTAGAAGAATCAGGTGAATCTTTCTTTAACCTACAAGAAGAAAAAATGGATCGATTGAACGAAACCATCGATTCCAAAATCTCTCACCAATTGACAAAACTTCTGGATAAAGGCAATATCCAACTTGGCCAATTGGAAGAAAAAATTTCGAACCACCTAAATACAGTTCGTCGCAACTTAGAAGAAAGTATCAAACGTTCCAAAGACGAGTCGAAAAAACAAATTGAGACCTACCAAAGGGATTACGAAAAATCATTCAAAGAAATCGCGAAAGAAAGCCAAGATTTCTTAAAAGACAGTTTGAACCGATTCCATGATCTCAAATTTGAAATCCAAAATGGTTTGGAATCACTCACCGAAACCAAAGAAGAAACATTGTCTAGTTTCCAAAACGAAATCGGTAGCCTGAAAGAAGAAATACTGACACTTTCTAGTGAATTAGAAACCGTGAAGGAACATTCTGACCTATTCGCTTCCGCCAAACAGATTGCAGACGAATCAAATAAGGCAGTGGAAGAAATATCGGAAGCACTCCGCTCTCTTGAAAAAGGCAAACCGGATTTGGAACTAGTCCAATCCGCAATTTCTGAGTTCAGTGAAATGAGATCTCAAATTGCAAATGAATTGGAAGCCTTAAAAGAAGCGCAGTTCCAATCAGAAGATATCGATAAACAAGTCCAAATCCTTGCTTCCAACTTGGTCCATGTATCAGAAACAATGGAAGGGTTTGAAGAGAGCCTAACTGAAGTAAGTTCTATCGAATCCCGAGTAGCAAATCTCTCGAAAGAACAGGCAAAAATTGAATCCTTTTTGTCCTCTCTCCAAGAGTCACAAGATTCTGTTTTCCACTTGGTAGAAAATTTAGAAGGCCAAAAACACAATGCACGGGAACTCCAAGCCCGTCTCGACATCCTTGACCGAGAAATCGATGTGGTGGAAGCACGAGAAAAAGAACTCACAGAGACCATCCGCCAAGCAGAGAACCGCACTTCCTTCCTTGTAGAACGAGAAGCGCAGATTGATTCCGTCGAACGTAAATTTGACAAAATCGAAGAACTGCTCGGGGATCTTTCTGACCGCCACCGCCAAATCCTTACCCTACAAAAACGTTTGGAAGACCTCAAGGAATCCACAAAGGATACCAAAGACGATTTGGAATCCCTCCTCGGCGAAGCAGACGAAACCTTCGAAAAACTCTCCCAATTTTTGGACATTGTGCAAGGAGCGATGCAGAACCCTAGTGCCACACCCAAAATGGACCGCAAAAATTCGGGAAATCCCTTGGTCGAGCGAAAAAGAGCCACAATCCAAAGCCTCCATGACAACTACCAGTGGTCTTCCGAGGCAATTAGCGAAAAATTAAATATTGAAAAATCCCTTGTGGATACCATCCTCGGAGTTAGAAAGAAATAA
- the map gene encoding type I methionyl aminopeptidase gives MIYIKNKSEIEKMRKAGKFAAELLVYLEPFVKSGVSTLELNDIAETYTKKNGHRSAPLGYKGFPKSICTSINQVVCHGIPKKEDVLADGDIVNLDVSPIVDGYIGDTSKTFIVGGKTTPEAEKLVADTEKAMWVGIEQIKPGNRIDDIGNAIDDFLTPLGYGIVRDLMGHGVGRNFHEEPQVPHFRSPRKLAKMETGMIFTVEPMVNLGTWEVNFDRSDKWTVRTKDGKLSAQFEHTILVTDKGYEILTKV, from the coding sequence GTGATTTATATCAAAAACAAATCAGAAATTGAAAAGATGAGGAAGGCGGGAAAATTTGCCGCCGAACTCCTCGTTTATTTGGAACCCTTTGTGAAGTCAGGTGTTTCCACTTTGGAACTGAATGACATTGCGGAAACTTATACCAAAAAAAATGGGCACCGTTCTGCCCCGCTCGGTTACAAAGGTTTCCCAAAATCCATTTGTACTTCCATCAACCAAGTCGTTTGCCACGGAATTCCTAAAAAAGAAGACGTACTCGCAGATGGTGACATTGTGAATTTAGATGTCTCCCCGATTGTAGATGGTTACATTGGAGACACTTCCAAAACCTTTATCGTGGGTGGGAAAACCACACCTGAAGCTGAAAAACTTGTCGCAGATACCGAAAAAGCCATGTGGGTGGGGATTGAACAAATCAAACCAGGGAACCGCATTGACGACATCGGGAATGCTATCGATGATTTTCTAACGCCACTTGGGTATGGAATCGTACGAGACCTGATGGGCCATGGAGTTGGACGAAATTTCCACGAAGAACCACAAGTGCCACATTTTCGTTCTCCTCGAAAATTAGCGAAAATGGAAACAGGGATGATCTTTACTGTGGAACCAATGGTCAATTTGGGAACTTGGGAAGTCAATTTTGACCGCTCTGACAAATGGACTGTCCGCACAAAAGATGGGAAATTATCAGCACAATTCGAACACACCATCCTTGTCACCGACAAAGGGTATGAAATTCTAACAAAAGTTTGA